Proteins encoded within one genomic window of Humulus lupulus chromosome 1, drHumLupu1.1, whole genome shotgun sequence:
- the LOC133777978 gene encoding uncharacterized protein LOC133777978, translating into MDPDFEIFDSSSSEEEEEIILALAIEEERLGNERGSTSHRRSIPRRAFIRRNSLEGHQRLFQDYFSESPTYPPNLFRRRFRMQRHLFLRIQAEVEAYEPYFVQRRDAAKRLGHSSLQKITAAMRILAYGVSGDFVDEYLRIAENTATKCLKKFVKAIIGIFSHEYLRSPNENDIARLCAVGDSRGFPGMLGSIDCMHWKWKNCPSAWKGMYCGHIHEPTIILEAVASYDLWIWHAFFGLPGSHNDINVLEHSSVFRELAEGHAPKVNYSINGNDYSMGYYLADGIYPSWSTFVKTIHAPHGRKNKHFAATQESARKDVERAFGVLQARFAIVRGPARFYDRQTLKEIMMACIILHNMIVEDERHTYLRVEDFVYEQSDEITEEPMSHEHTNEFVNFIQRHHHIRDRGIHFQLQSDLIEHLWEIYSKS; encoded by the coding sequence ATGGATCCTGACTTTGAGATATTTGACTCTTCGTCatctgaggaggaggaggagataATTTTAGCTCTTGCTATTGAAGAAGAACGCTTGGGTAATGAAAGAGGCTCAACATCGCATCGTAGGTCTATTCCCCGACGTGCATTCATTCGAAGAAATTCGCTTGAAGGCCATCAACGCCTCTTTCAAGATTATTTTTCTGAGTCCCCGACGTATCCACCGAATTTATTCCGCAGGAGGTTTCGAATGCAACGTCATCTTTTCTTGCGTATTCAAGCCGAAGTTGAAGCATATGAACCATATTTTGTCCAAAGAAGAGATGCTGCTAAAAGACTGGGTCATTCCTCGCTTCAAAAAATAACTGCTGCAATGAGAATATTAGCTTATGGAGTCTCTGGAGATTTTGTAGATGAATACTTGCGGATTGCAGAAAATACAGCAACCAAGTGTTTGAAAAAATTCGTTAAGGCTATCATTGGCATATTCTCCCATGAATACTTAAGATCCCCAAATGAGAACGATATAGCTAGATTGTGCGCAGTTGGAGATAGTCGCGGGTTTCCTGGGATGTTAGGAAGTATTGATTGCATGCATTGGAAATGGAAAAATTGTCCAAGTGCTTGGAAAGGAATGTATTGTGGTCATATTCACGAGCCAACTATAATTTTAGAAGCTGTAGCGTCATATGACCTCTGGATATGGCATGCATTTTTTGGATTGCCAGGCTCCCATAATGATATTAATGTTCTAGAACACTCTTCTGTTTTTAGAGAGCTTGCTGAAGGACATGCTCCAAAGGTCAACTACTCAATAAATGGAAATGACTATTCGATGGGCTACTATCTTGCCGATGGTATATATCCTTCATGGTCTACGTTTGTCAAAACAATTCATGCTCCACATGGCCGTAAAAATAAACATTTTGCAGCAACTCAAGAATCGGCAAGAAAAGATGTAGAACGAGCTTTTGGAGTGCTTCAAGCTCGATTTGCTATTGTACGTGGACCGGCACGATTTTATGATCGACAAACACTTAAGGAGATTATGATGGCATGCATTATTTTGCATAATATGATCGTAGAAGACGAGCGACATACTTATCTTCGAGTAGAAGACTTTGTTTATGAACAAAGCGATGAAATAACTGAAGAGCCTATGTCCCATGAGCATACAAATGAATTTGTAAACTTCATTCAACGCCATCATCACATTCGAGATCGAGGAATTCATTTTCAACTTCAGTCGGATCTTATTGAACATTTATGGGAAATATATAGTAAATCTTAA
- the LOC133834803 gene encoding glutathione S-transferase T3-like, producing the protein MDSQLHDSQLHGVHSFTTLLQEGEESYNDYLPSLNDLESQYTPSNPEEGSSRKTKSRKGNFSTEEDNLLVLAWLNTSMDPINGVDQSKYSFWSRVHEYYEKNKKSISSERSSCSIRNRWSTIQLATNKFCGALAQIERRSPSGANEQDKIEKAKEFYRSIHPTSFNFLHCWTILRHHPKWKESVAEGSSMKAKRRSIIRDGHAPEFIDEDTAAPSLDVNLERPIGKKVAKKRKRQEDNSSNLTDLVIEIKGERIKSNAEKGEIRKEYARIAKERLEFDKQKEDNEIMRRELEIMRVDVSTLSPTQQEYFRTLQLEILEKQKSRKP; encoded by the exons ATGGACTCACAACTCCATGACTCACAACTCCATGGGGTTCATTCCTTCACTACACTGTTACAAGAGGGGGAAGAAAGCTACAATGACTATCTCCCATCTTTGAATGACTTAGAGTCGCAATATACTCCATCCAATCCAGAAGAGGGAAGTAGTAGAAAAACTAAATCTAGAAAAGGAAATTTTAGCACAGAAGAGGACAACTTGCTAGTTTTGGCTTGGCTGAATACTAGTATGGACCCAATCAATGGGGTTGATCAATCAAAATATTCATTTTGGTCTAGAGTTCATGAATATTATGAGAAAAACAAAAAATCTATATCTTCTGAACGTAGTTCATGCTCTATTAGAAATAGATGGTCTACTATCCAACTTGCTACAAATAAGTTTTGTGGGGCCTTAGCTCAAATTGAAAGAAGGTCTCCAAGTGGGGCTAATGAGCAAGATAAG AttgagaaagccaaagagttctACCGAAGTATCCATCCCACTTCATTCAACTTTCTTCATTGTTGGACTATTCTACGACACCATCCAAAGTGGAAAGAATCTGTGGCTGAGGGTAGCAGTATGAAAGCTAAAAGAAGATCAATAATTCGAGATGGTCATGCACCAGAGTTCATAGATGAAGATACTGCAGCACCATCTTTAGATGTGAATTTAGAGAGACCAATTGGAAAGAAAGTTGCAAAGAAGCGAAAGAGGCAAGAGGATAACTCTTCCAATCTTACTGATTTGGTGATTGAAATAAAAGGGGAGAGAATCAAATCTAATGCTGAGAAAGGAGAAATTAGGAAAGAGTATGCCCGCATTGCAAAAGAAAGGCTTGAATTTGataaacagaaagaagataatgaaATCATGAGGAGGGAGTTAGAAATTATGAGAGTAGATGTATCAACTTTATCTCCAACGCAACAAGAGTATTTCCGTACCCTCCAATTGGAAATACTTGAGAAGCAAAAGTCTAGAAAGCCATGA